In Escherichia ruysiae, a genomic segment contains:
- the sapC gene encoding peptide ABC transporter permease SapC, with amino-acid sequence MPYDSVYSEKRPPGTLRTAWRKFYGDAAAMVGLYGCAGLAVLCIFGGWFAPYGIDQQFLGYQLLPPSWSRYGEVSFFLGTDDLGRDVLSRLLSGAAPTVGGAFVVTLAATICGLVLGTFAGATHGLRSAVLNHILDTLLAIPSLLLAIIVVAFAGPSLSHAMFAVWLALLPRMVRSVYSMVHDELEKEYVIAARLDGATTLNILWFAVLPNITAGLVTEITRALSMAILDIAALGFLDLGAQLPSPEWGAMLGDALELIYVAPWTVMLPGAAIMISVLLVNLLGDGVRRAIIAGVE; translated from the coding sequence ATGCCTTACGATAGCGTATACAGCGAGAAGCGCCCACCGGGCACGCTGCGTACCGCCTGGCGCAAATTCTATGGTGATGCCGCTGCAATGGTCGGCCTGTACGGCTGCGCGGGGCTGGCTGTGCTGTGTATTTTTGGCGGCTGGTTTGCGCCTTACGGCATTGACCAGCAATTTCTCGGTTATCAATTGTTGCCACCGTCATGGTCTCGCTATGGCGAAGTCTCTTTCTTCCTGGGGACTGACGACCTCGGACGCGACGTTTTAAGCCGTTTATTGAGCGGCGCTGCGCCTACCGTTGGCGGCGCATTTGTGGTGACACTTGCTGCTACCATCTGTGGTCTGGTGCTCGGCACCTTCGCCGGTGCGACGCATGGTCTACGGTCAGCGGTGCTTAATCATATTCTGGATACCTTACTGGCGATCCCGTCCCTGCTGCTGGCAATTATCGTTGTGGCATTTGCCGGGCCGAGTTTGTCGCACGCGATGTTTGCCGTCTGGCTGGCGCTGCTGCCGCGTATGGTGCGTTCGGTCTACAGCATGGTGCATGATGAACTGGAAAAAGAGTACGTTATCGCTGCTCGCCTGGATGGGGCAACGACGCTGAATATTCTCTGGTTTGCCGTACTGCCAAACATCACCGCTGGACTGGTCACTGAGATCACCCGCGCACTGTCAATGGCAATTCTTGATATTGCCGCGCTGGGCTTTCTTGATCTCGGCGCGCAACTCCCCTCTCCTGAATGGGGAGCGATGCTCGGCGATGCACTGGAACTGATTTATGTCGCCCCGTGGACCGTCATGCTTCCTGGGGCGGCAATTATGATCAGCGTGTTGTTGGTTAACCTCCTTGGTGATGGTGTGCGTCGTGCAATTATTGCGGGGGTGGAATAA